In Raphanus sativus cultivar WK10039 chromosome 5, ASM80110v3, whole genome shotgun sequence, the following proteins share a genomic window:
- the LOC108857681 gene encoding uncharacterized protein LOC108857681 encodes MGNCIVMEKKVIKIMRNDGEVVEYKGPMKVHDILTQFSGHYSLFDSLSNNCHLHPQAKLLCGRLYYLMPKQTTTSKHKNAKKKKVRFANPEVKKEGTDKGDNTKESPSVVRVKMVVSKQELEKLLQGGSVHEVVYRSLDKQHVCHDDDDATDECLRGWRPLLDSIPESD; translated from the coding sequence ATAGTAATGGAGAAGAAAGTTATAAAGATAATGAGAAATGATGGAGAAGTAGTTGAATACAAAGGACCCATGAAGGTTCATGACATCCTCACCCAATTCTCTGGTCActactctctctttgattcaCTGTCAAACAATTGCCATCTTCATCCGCAAGCCAAGCTTCTCTGTGGTCGTCTCTACTATCTTATGCCGAAGCAGACGACCACAAGCAAGCACAAGaatgccaagaagaagaaagtcagGTTTGCAAATCCAGAGGTAAAGAAAGAAGGAACAGATAAAGGTGACAACACTAAGGAGAGTCCTAGTGTTGTGAGAGTGAAGATGGTTGTGAGCAAGCAAGAGCTCGAGAAACTGCTTCAAGGAGGTTCAGTTCATGAAGTGGTCTATAGGAGTCTTGATAAGCAGCATGTGtgtcatgatgatgatgatgctacTGATGAGTGTCTTAGAGGCTGGAGACCTTTGCTAGATAGCATTCCAGAATCTGATTAG